A window of Methylobacterium bullatum genomic DNA:
ATCCTGGCCAGTGGCTCTGGATGCACAGGCGCTGGCGCCCGAACATGTTGCCAAAACCCAAAGTTGCCCTGCCGAAACAGTCGGATTCATCCACCACACATCGAGACAACGTGTCTTCCGTTCCAGGCTGAGGCGCTGTCACATAGATATATGGGCCGATCCGCTTCACGCATGCGCCGCTCCGCGCCGAGCCTCGTCGCGCTGACCATTGTCCTGACGCACATGATGGGTCCGGCTCGCGCCGAGCCGCCCCGCGCGGTGATCGAACTCTTCACCAGCCAAGGTTGCGGGGCCTGCCAGCAGGCCTCGCGGATGATGGGAGAGTACGCTCAGCAGCCCGACGTCATCGCCCTGACCCTCCCCGTCACCTACTGGGACTATCTCGGCTGGAAGGACGAGTTCGCGATCCCGGCCTTCACCGAGCGCCAACGCGCCTACGCTCTCAGCCATGGCGAGCGCCAGCTCTTCACGCCCCAGGCCATCGTCAACGGCGAGCCGTCCCCGGTCCGGTCGGACCGGGCATTCCTCGACCGCAGCCTTCGTGCGGCACGACAAGTGAGCGGCCTCATCGTATCGGTGAAGGCAACGGACCAGGGGGACCGTATCGCCATCGATATCGGCGCCGGACGCGGCACCGGCGAGGTTTGGCTGCTACCGATCCTGCGCAGGCACAAGACAATGGTCGCGCACGGCGAAAACAAGGGACAAGTGGTGGATTACGTCAACGTGGTGCGCGGGATGCATAGGGTTGGAGCCTGGACGGGCCAAGCCATGCATTTCGAACTCCCGCGCAACCTTGTTCGCTCGGGCAATGCCGACGGTTACGTGGTCGTACTCCAGAGCGGGACGTTGGCCCATCCCGCTCGCATTCTCGGTGCCACGAAGGGTCCGGGCTTCTGAGCCACGGCCACTTCCCGCCTTCGGTGCCTCAACCGATCCATTCCCCCGCACGCATCACCGGTACCGTACGCCCTTCGGCGGTAAGTCCGTCGACATCAATGTCGGCAGAGCCGATCATCCAATCGATATGAATCAGGCTGCGGTTTGCGCCACGTGCCGCGAGGTCGTCCTCACTAAAGCCTTCACCACCGTTGCGGAAACATTTGCTGTAGGCCTGCCCCAGGGCGATGTGGCTTGCGGCGTTCTCGTCGTACAGGGTGTTGTAGAACAGCAGTCCGGACGCCGAAATGGCCGACGAGGCCGGCACCAGGGCGACCTCGCCGAGACAGCGGGAACCCTCGTCCGTGTCGAGCACGCGGGCGAGGACGTCGCCTCCCGTGCGAGCCGTCGCCTCGACGATACGCCCTTTTTCGAACCGAACCCGGATGCCGTCGATCAGCGTGCCCTGGTAAGAAAGGGGCTTGGTGCTCGCCACATAGCCGTCCACCCGCGACTTGTGCGGCGTGGTGAACACCTCTTCGGTGGGAATATTGGCATTGCACAGGATGCCGCTGCGCGAGACGGAGGCACCGCCGCACCATTCGTGATCGTCAGCGAGGCCAACGGTGAGATCGGTATCGGGCCCTTGAAAACGCACAGCCGCGAAACGATGCTGATTGAGGATTTTAGTGCGAGCGTGGAGAGCATCGTTATGCGCCCTCCACTGGCCCACCGGATCGCCTCCGTCGACACGGGACGCAGCGAAGATCGCGTCCCACAGGCGTGCCAGCGCTTCGTCCTCGGGGCAATCCGGGAAGACGGTCCGCGCCCAGGGGCGGGTCGCTGCCGAAACGATCGTCCAGTTAGTGGAGAAGTTGGCGATAAGTTCGAGGGCCGGCACATAGGCCTTCGAGCGCGAGCGATTGGCGCGGGCGACCTTCTGCGCATCCTGCCCGGCCAGCAACGATGGATCATCTCCGGCGATCGCCAGCCTCGCGGCCCCGTTGCGGAACGCTTCTGCCATGCCGCTGTAAAGCCAGCCCGCCGCAGTATCGAACGCGTCGTCGGGCGCGTGAGCGAAGCGAGCCAGGGTTGCGGCATCGTCGGAATAGAAGGTTGTCACCAGGGACGCGCCGGCCTTGTAGGCCTCGGTGGTAATCGCGCGGGCGAAGGGCGCGGCTTCGAGCGGCGCCGTCATCACCAGTTCCTGGCCATGCTTCAGCCCGAGCCCAATTCGAACCGCCACCTCGGCGAGGCGGCCGATCCGCTCATCGAAGGAGAGGGGTGTCGTGTCAGCCCCAATGCTTGTCGTCATCACCCAATCTCCTCAGCCCCACCCCGCATAGGCTGCGGGGACGACGCTCAGCAAGATCGGGATTCGTGACGGCGTTTCAAGCGCGGGTCGGTCAGGCCGCGCGCGACCAGGTGATTTCGCCGAGATTCTCGCGGAAGGCAAAACGCATGAGGTGGTCGGCCACCACGTTCTCGAGACGGGTCAGACCGGCCGGGTCGGGGGTCGCCACACGCATCAGAAGGGCATCGGCCTCTGCCTGGAACGTGCAAATGCGATCCTCGCCGAACGGCACCGTACCGGCCGCATCCGTGGCTTCAACGGGGAACTTATGACTCCAATGGCGGCAAAGCTGCTTCAGGTAGCGGCTTGCCTCGGCAGTAGGAACTCTCGCCTGCGAGGTCGGCATCGTCTGGTCTCCTTCAGTCCCTGTAATCCATGAGCACAGCCGGTAAATGGTGGTCGCCAGGCTGGGCAGGCCGTCATTGAAGGTGCGATCCGCCTCTCATGAAGGGGTATGGATCGTTAACGCCCCCATAAGACGCTGCAGTGCACTCACTGAGCAATCTCACCGCGATAACGCTTTAGATCGGAATTCGAAGCCGATTTATGGCGCGTCGCGAGACGGATTGTGATCCCTTCTTGTGCGACGCACAATGGGGCTTGTGCAGAACGCGACTGAGCGTTCGGTTCGCTCCCGAGAGGCGAGGTCATGGCCCCGAAGCCTATTCGGGCGGAACCGTCAGAGGTGGGTTTGCCGACATTGCGACGACCTTCCCGGGGTTCAGGAGATCGTGCGGATCTAAAGCGAGCTTGACCCGACGCATCAGGTCCAGGCCCACTGGATCGCCGTAAAGCCCCAGTTCGTCTCGCTTGATCAGACCGATGCCATGCTCGGCGGCGATGGACCCGCCCATATGGTGCACAATGTCGTGAACAATCCTGTTGAAGCGGCCCCATTGCCTGAGGAAAGCGGTCTTCTCCATGCCGAGGGGCTGGCTGAGGTTGAAGTGAATGTTACCGTCGCCGAAATGCCCGAACGCGCAGACGCGTAGGCCCGGCATTTCTGCTTCGCAGGCTGCGATCGCCGTATCCAGGAAGTCGGCGAGACGCGAGAGCGGCACCGAGACGTCGTGCTTGATCGAACCGCCTTCGAGTGACTGAACGTCGGACAGGTTTTCGCGGAGCGCCCACAAGCTCGCATTCTGCGTCTCGCTCGATCCGATGACTGCATCCTCAACGAGGCCATCCTCAATGGAAGCAGCGAGCGCCGTCGCAATGCAGTCCAAAGCCTCCGGCCCGGTGCGCGTCGTGGCCATCTCGACAAGCGCGTAGGCAGTATGGTCGCCGGGGAGTGGGCGCAGAAATCCAGGCCTATGTTTCAGCACGATGTCGAGGCCGAAGCGCGGAATGTACTCGAATGCCGTGAGATCCCGTCCGGCCGTCCGCTTCAACTTATCGAACAGGGTCAGAGCTGCGTGTGGGGACGACAAGCCAGCGAAGCCGACCACCCGCGACGAGGGCTTGGGATAGAGCTTCAGCACCGCCGCGGTGATGATTCCCAGGGTCCCTTCCGATCCGACGAACAGGTGTTTCAGGTCGTAGCCCGCATTGTTCTTACGCAGCGCCTTCAACCCGTTCCAAACTCGGCCGTCGGCCAGCACTACTTCGAGGCCGAGCACGAGATCGCGCGTATTGCCGTAGGCGAGGACGCCGGTCCCGCCGGCATTGGTCGCGAGGTTCCCGCCGATCGTGCATGACCCTTCCGAAGGCAGTGAAAGGGGGAACAGCATTTCCTCCACGTCAGCGGCCGCCTGAACCTCGGCGAGCAGGGCGCCGGCTTCGACAGTGATGCTGGCACTCAGGCGGTCGATGGCGCGAATGCGGGAGAGACGACTCAGGGATAGGACGATCCCGCCCTGTGGCACGCCGCCCCCCACCAGTCCGGTATTGCCGCCCTGGGCGACGATTGCGATTCCAGCTTGGGCGCAGGCCGCGACGACGAAGGCGACCTCACCGGTATCGGCCGGACGGACGACGGCGATTGCGCTCCCCCGGAAGAGGCCGCGCCATTCCACGAGATGAGGTGCGATGTCCGCGGGCGCCGTGAGGACATACTTTTCCCCCAACCGACCGACGAGACGAAAAAGGAGATCGGCGGAAGCGCTCACGGAAAGCTCGGGGCACGAGATCAGGGGGCAACACGAAGCGGTCAGGGCCGGACCGGCACAATGGCGGCGGGCAGCTCTGCTCCTATGATAAGGATCGTGCCCCCTCTTTGCAGGGCGCAGAGCTGCCCCGCAACCGATCCGAGCAAGCCCACCAGGAGGCGCCAGACCGATGCTGTCCGTGATCCCGAACCCACCCCGCATCGCCCTGCCCATCGTCGGCAGCGAAGACTTCTTCCCCGTGCGCCGCGTCTATTGCGTGGGGCGCAACTACGCCGCTCATGCCCGCGAAATGGGAAAGGATCCCGACCGCGAGCCGCCATTCTTTTTCATGAAGCCGGCGGACACGCTTCAGATCGTCCCGGGCGCGGAGGCGGTGGAC
This region includes:
- a CDS encoding putative FAD-linked oxidoreductase, with the translated sequence MSASADLLFRLVGRLGEKYVLTAPADIAPHLVEWRGLFRGSAIAVVRPADTGEVAFVVAACAQAGIAIVAQGGNTGLVGGGVPQGGIVLSLSRLSRIRAIDRLSASITVEAGALLAEVQAAADVEEMLFPLSLPSEGSCTIGGNLATNAGGTGVLAYGNTRDLVLGLEVVLADGRVWNGLKALRKNNAGYDLKHLFVGSEGTLGIITAAVLKLYPKPSSRVVGFAGLSSPHAALTLFDKLKRTAGRDLTAFEYIPRFGLDIVLKHRPGFLRPLPGDHTAYALVEMATTRTGPEALDCIATALAASIEDGLVEDAVIGSSETQNASLWALRENLSDVQSLEGGSIKHDVSVPLSRLADFLDTAIAACEAEMPGLRVCAFGHFGDGNIHFNLSQPLGMEKTAFLRQWGRFNRIVHDIVHHMGGSIAAEHGIGLIKRDELGLYGDPVGLDLMRRVKLALDPHDLLNPGKVVAMSANPPLTVPPE
- a CDS encoding Aminopeptidase T, whose amino-acid sequence is MTTSIGADTTPLSFDERIGRLAEVAVRIGLGLKHGQELVMTAPLEAAPFARAITTEAYKAGASLVTTFYSDDAATLARFAHAPDDAFDTAAGWLYSGMAEAFRNGAARLAIAGDDPSLLAGQDAQKVARANRSRSKAYVPALELIANFSTNWTIVSAATRPWARTVFPDCPEDEALARLWDAIFAASRVDGGDPVGQWRAHNDALHARTKILNQHRFAAVRFQGPDTDLTVGLADDHEWCGGASVSRSGILCNANIPTEEVFTTPHKSRVDGYVASTKPLSYQGTLIDGIRVRFEKGRIVEATARTGGDVLARVLDTDEGSRCLGEVALVPASSAISASGLLFYNTLYDENAASHIALGQAYSKCFRNGGEGFSEDDLAARGANRSLIHIDWMIGSADIDVDGLTAEGRTVPVMRAGEWIG